In the genome of Lactuca sativa cultivar Salinas chromosome 3, Lsat_Salinas_v11, whole genome shotgun sequence, the window atatatatatatatatatatatatatatatatatatatataaattaattaattagttCATGAGGTAAGGAAATATATAAGGACACTACTTGTTATCTTTTCTCCATTAACACAAGTTCAACAACAGATCAAGCATACCCATTGACCAAACAAAAGACCCGAAATAAAAACAGCAAGAGAAGCAAGTAAACACACCAAAAGTGCAAACAAAAGACTTAAACCCAAGATCTCAAGGGGAGAAACAACAGAAATTCTTAAAGGTGTAAGCCCTAAAGTTTCAGACAGATCATCATGTCCTACGAGGATCAAGAACATTAATGTTGTTTGTCCTTTGTCTTTTAACACTGCCAGAAGAAGATTCATGATCGCCGTTTGTTTTCTCCATCACCGCTTTGAATGCTTCTTGGATCATGCCTATTGAGTAATTGACGGTATCATTGTTGTTAGTCGAATCTTGATCTCCAGTAATGAACAAAACATTCTTCACACGCCCTCCAAGCGTTGTGATCTCAGCTTTTAGGGTTCTTAGACGAAGAGCTTTTAGGGTTTTAATGAGGTCCGGTAAAAGATCCGATCGGTCGTCACAGCATAATGATGCTCTGATGACTATATTGCCATCTTCGTCAGACGTGTTGTCAATGGTCAACTCATCGGTTTCTGTAGGGACTGGACTTTGTTCGGCTATTATGGACGTCTGACGTTTTAGCTCTTTCACATGTTGTATCACTTCAGCTAACAACGAAGCCTTGTCTGTCTGTATCAGTTTACACAAACCGTTATGACGTAATGATTATTAATCGTTCAATATATTTTTAAAGCTAATTAGCTTTTATATATGCTCATACATTTATATACTAGCTCGTTGTATATGCGATTCAGAATATGCTTCCTAGCTACCGCTAAACCTTGGGCATTTATTGCGCACAACTGTAAACATATATATGGCTTTTGCTACGAGAAATATATACTTGATTTTTTTTACGTTGTCAGTCTATTGATATATGCCTGATGTGATACATGATATTTCCAATGGTTGGACATGAACTCAAGTTGCTTTAAATTCCTCACGTATATTCGAAGTCAAACATTATGTGCATGATCATATGATGCTTATCATGTCATTTATGTGTCCCAGTAAATGTTGAAGAATAATATCAataaatacatatgtatatagaataaaaataatattCCTAAAGACATCAATGGTGGGGTTTGTGATTTGATATAAACGATATGAATGGCATGTTGTGTCATATCAACGTTGATGAATTCTGAGATAAGAAtataatttattttcaaaaatcataTACAGAATTCCAAAATGAAAAACCCATGGAAAaatttagtgttttttttttttaaaagaccaAGAGAGGAGAGGATTTGAACCATGAATTTTGATATGAATGACGATGTTTAGAGTTGCCAGTTAACTTGGTGGTATTGttctatggtatataatacaacaATCAAACTTGTCGTGTGTGAGTAACTGAATTTTTCATGCAGACAATCACATAAGTTGAGAACTGAAaccattattttaaaatttttgaagagttGCATGCTGTAGCGATTGATATCCCGTAGCTTGTTATGGTTTTACTAAGAATACTTACTTTGGTGGTACTGGGAAGTAAGCTTCGAAGTTTGGCAAGATGATTGTTGATGCGCTCTCGACGTCGTCTTTCAGCTTCACTGTGGCTCTTCGAAGCTGCTAAAGCTTTAGCGTCCATGATCTCTTGAGATGTCATCTTACCCATTTCAGCTTGGAGCCCAAACGGCATAGACCCTGGCTGAACCATCTGGCCCAGTGTCTCGGATATGAGCCTTAGGTGGTGGTCTGATGAAGCTGATGTACTACCCTCGTATGCAAATTGCAAGCCACTAGGTACCCTCCTATGAATCAAACCACCATAAGATGACGgcggaggtggtggcggtggaggGAAGAGATATGTGCCATGGTCTCCGGAAGGATAGGTAAGATCTGGAGTGTAGCTGGAGTTGTGGTGTTGAAACACTTGAGGTAGAATCCAAGGCTGCTGTTGTGAGTGCAAGATCGGAGAGACTTCTGATGATGCCGTATATGAATAATCATTGATACCCATATTTTGATCTTGAATCTGTTGAATGATTGATGGGTGTTCTTGAAATCCTTGAATATTTTGCAAATCTTGATGATgatcaacttcttcttcttgttcgtcttctacttgttcttgttcttctctCTTAGAACGC includes:
- the LOC111904564 gene encoding transcription factor bHLH30, with the translated sequence MRSKREEQEQVEDEQEEEVDHHQDLQNIQGFQEHPSIIQQIQDQNMGINDYSYTASSEVSPILHSQQQPWILPQVFQHHNSSYTPDLTYPSGDHGTYLFPPPPPPPPSSYGGLIHRRVPSGLQFAYEGSTSASSDHHLRLISETLGQMVQPGSMPFGLQAEMGKMTSQEIMDAKALAASKSHSEAERRRRERINNHLAKLRSLLPSTTKTDKASLLAEVIQHVKELKRQTSIIAEQSPVPTETDELTIDNTSDEDGNIVIRASLCCDDRSDLLPDLIKTLKALRLRTLKAEITTLGGRVKNVLFITGDQDSTNNNDTVNYSIGMIQEAFKAVMEKTNGDHESSSGSVKRQRTNNINVLDPRRT